TGGCATTACAGCGGACAAAATATTTGGGAGTAATGTTTTACATTGGTTAGCCCTCAACAAATGTGGTGACGGCGAAAATTGTTCCACTTTGAAAAAATGTGTGTCGTTATTTGAGAAAAGAAAAGCGGGTTTTCTTCATTTGTTGAATGCGCCAGATGCCAGAGGAGACACACCCCTGCACGTAGCAGCTCGCTGGAATCTCGAGCTCAcccttattcttctttcttcaggCGCGTCTGTTAAAATTTGGAATAGTAACCGACAGACAGCACTTCATGTTGCAGCACTCAATGAAAATAAAGACGCAGTGTTAAGTTTACTGAAATATGGTTCAAATATAAATGCACGCCATGGTGGAGGGACCCCGTTATATGTTGCTGCTCgacaaagaaagaacgaaatattgcTACTTTTGCTAAAACAGGGAGCTGACTTTATGCTGAAAACTGAAAGTGCACGGTGTTTGCAATACATCGATCCTCACATTCTGGAGATGTTCTTCGATAACTGCATAGAAAGCAACACAGTGATTCCAACCAGTCCGTGTTACATGATAACCTTcaattataacttttttattCCCATGGCAAAAGGCTCCAAAATACATTACTTCAACACAGAAATGCAACCGCTGTTGAAAATGAGTGAAATGTCTGAATTCAGAGGCTTATTGAAACATCCACTCATTTCCAGTATTCTGTTCCTCAAGTGGCGGCAAGCTTCTAAGGGTTTTTACATCAATATAGGCATATATTCTATATTCCTCATCTTATTAACACATCATATGTTATTCGTGAATCACTTAATGTCATGGAATGAAGATGATGAGGAGAATGGGAAAAGAGCGGCGCCTGATTCTGCCGTAAAATATGACAACCTGACGGCTGAACTCAAGATCTCTCCAGATGAATCAACATACATATCTGCTAGCACACCTCTGTGGATATTTTTGTCACTCATCATACTGAGGGAAGTGATTCAATTTCTATTAGACAAGACTGAATACTTATACAATCCGGGAAATCTCTTGGATGTATCCATAATCTTGTCCACATTAATCTATTGTTGCGGGCCTAACACCGTCGTAGTGCATCATAGCGCTTCTATCGCCATCCTTCTGGCATGGATGGAATTCTTGCTTATAATTGGTCGCCTGCCGATTGTATCTGAACAACTAGAAATGTTTAAGAAAGTTTCTGGGTCATTCCTAAAATTGGGATTGTATTACTTGCCATTATTTTTGGCATTTGCTCTGAgttttaacattctgtttcatgGTAAACATAAAAAAGATGATAACGCCTGCTTTTCTAGGGGCATCATTAATCAGACCTCAAACAGTTTGTTGTTCATATTTGATACTTTCATCATGTTTACTGGCGAGTTTGAAGCTAAAGATCTTCCGTTCTCGGAGACACCAGTCACAAGTCATTTTATCTATTTCTTGTTTGTGTGTTTGATGGCACTGGCATTGTTAAATTTACTAAACGGATTAGCAGTCAGCGATACTAAAGCCATTAAAGATGATGCCGAAGCTGTGAGCTTTGTTGTTAGAGCACATTTAATCCAACACATTGAAAACATGACTATTCGTTGTCGAAGATATCCGTATTTGATGCAGTTCTTAAGAAAATTCTGTTTTTTCTTCAGAGATCTGCCTCGTAATAGGTTATATTTATACccaaacgataacaaaatatatagtGATCCCTACAAAATGCAGGAGATTGATGCGATGGATTTCAGCATAACAAGAAGAGCCATTGCGGTCGGTATTAAAAATAAATCCAAATCTTAAGATTTTTGGGATTTAATGAGACTGACGAGTATGATCCCAAAACTTGCTCGGTCCATttgacaatttttatgatataggtatgtttatataattatacatacatacatacatacatacatacatacatacatacatacatacatactagctgaaagcacccggcgttgcccgggttgtcctttttttttctttttataattaaaCTGGCTATTAGACATTTCGAAAAACTCCGGAAGTCAACAAtaaacaaccaaaacgaattatcTTTATTAAGCTTTTCTCGCCATAAAGATGGATCTTTAAATagtgtcacttacatgaattaatgagcTTCTCAGCCAAATGTTTGAAAGGAtttactcaatttaaaacaactgtagatcagacaacgaaagaaaacatttcatctcgTACCTtacattcaaatgtttttttaatttgtatgtgtgtgtatatctattttttttattctggcgttgttaaggccatcaggccttctctttcacatcaccaaaaatgcaaatgaaataatagaacaatcaaactataaataaagtaaaaccaaacgaaaatttATACAGGTTAAATGAGTTGGCATTGTCTTGCagcaaaacaaaatcactcctcgGTCCCTATATGCCCACTTAGCGTTATATCATTGTTCtactacagatcttacatttatctctgccggtcagtaaCTGTTAAATTTCTTAGTCGTGGGAGTCAGCGtattaaaaaaacattacaatcttTCGGCCGTCTCCTTTCttccccaccgcaaatgtgacgttgcatagaggcagagataaaataactaagatttgtacattgatctgaagctgtacaTTTCACgcaatttcatgtctatgtgtgctttcacttgaatttcagaggCAGCTGATgataaacagggaattcccttgttcccagtttGAACCCATTGGGATATCATTATGAGCTAAAATTTATCTCTCTGTCGGTCGTACTAAAGAATCAATATAATATACGTaggataatatttaatttatactggAGAATTTTTTACTGCTGTACATCCGCTTATATTATACCcagtttttaaaatatgaattgagAAATTACagctcacaaattcagaacataggctattaattatattacttcttattttctataattacaaaatgcagATAGGtcctacaatataaactcgcaataagtaattttttaacataaagactaatattctggggGATGTATacaggtattttagaaattaaaagaCTGTTCTTCCCACAACGCGTAACATGTGATTATACACTTtgaatttcgcaataacacattttcggacatgaacaacaatattttgggatacgtatattttagaattaatgcagtgttattttcagtcgtatTACATACTCGTACATTCACATAATctactacattaggaacatgacaaaattatCATTGAATTGTTTttcgatatgtgtaaaatcttttttttttttttttttccactcctttatataaaatatagttgagaatgtgaaaaactataaaatatagttgagaatctGAAAAACACGccgtttttaagttaatgtctgctactttgagcgactgtcctttactataattttaatatgaccattacaaatgttagtcgcactgaaattgcaattaCTTAAAATCAAAAGggatgttagtgggtatcataggaatacgtgggataaaaacatcttctcctttcgtttttccagttaatattgtcacttctattactacgttttgaatgagttttttcagaccaattcttgttccattgcatgattTTGGTGGATCAGTATTtctcaatagtactattggtgattcaatataaagtactaaaataattatgtcgtagcaatccttgtagtctcaaagaattcaagaattcagttgaataaaacacagctttctcactatctacaactgcatcgagaaattcataatacggtcctggtctacgtaaagatacttattgcacgaATTGTCTAGATTTTAGCTTTCATGCTGTAGCAGtagtgttatttaatttcgtgttataatttccatggcctcgtgaaagtcgatgttgaatacaacagtcaataataaaaaaaaatgacaatagaagactggaatttagtattacacatgaatgtttgatcgtacttatttttattttttaaattaatttaacgtccatttgcacaatttttaatatagcctatatttttctcctggttatgaaggttaaatgtgcaagctttgacacatatcggtcaaagcgtgtagatttgtatagaaaacatacatacatacatacatacatacatacatacccacattcactatATGCGATTCAATATCTCTGGAATGTGTttcgcaatgctagtaccaaattgggcCCGGGTACAGGAGGCTATGCATAAGGGAAATTACCGTCTCTCGCAGAAGCGCTGTTAAGGTGTCCTCCTCATCTGCAAAACCACTTTCCATGTAGTGGCTTATTCAATTGCTTCTCGTAGCTTAGAATGTTACTGACAagcatttctgccacgaagaaCTGCTACTGTCACGTTTGACCGCAGTTTAACTTTACTTACATTcatcttggagcacagcctctatactaaaagccaggttatgaaccgactaacaggaagtagttggcagggtgagaggaaagtgcgggttagaggggtagcctgtgcagcgatgacacgttgagtctGGCGGGGtggaggggggaaggagaacggagcttttcattggaccttacgtgaaaatgtcgtctgctaacgaaaatctggcaacggaatcacggagacagtgtagccaaactccCCAGTTCCTTtggagtaccacgtgcattacgagtcgcatttcgtaccagcgtcattaactcgtgctttcttaaaagcagtaattttaattaggcctactaatattgttgatagtgttatcgagaactatatacagtagttattttaaacatatcggtgacaaacgctgaacacgctttgaatcttgcgccactatgtggcaacagagctcagaaagcgaggaacagaacgttgcttccggtttagtcggttcataacctggcttttagtatagcatactaacttttgcgtgtcctgtcaactagccaccaatgcacacagatgCAATCTGGCGGTGGCATCCTGTACagtgtacaggaacatcattttatttttacttcaatttttattgtacctgagtttttgaatgtacttcactcccaccccttctactaatgaacttcaaccgtcctgcacacagatccaagactgcatatacagtcatagtagccttacggtcatagtaaacagtacgttccaaaaatatgttcgcgttttccagtgacgaaaaagctttcaatattgaatcattttcgcacagctactgtcgcccatttacctacgtcgtatcccggttcccccacaagattttattcgccagctagtggctgggctgtcttagctcttttctgaaaacattaatttctgttaggaattggacgtctacgtaatattatgtaactgtttaaaataacttaaataaaaggggctcgttaagtaattaactgtcacgtgatttcctccctttctacgaccctacgacataaccacttggacggacagtagatagcatgtctgagtaattttatcttttcggattgggcagaagtgaagattgaatttacagtacgtaaggtactcttttacagagtagatacagaattatttcaacatgagttactagtacgaaggacgaaactggtaattgggaataggtacaatagtctatagtgcgataatatgcacattagaactgaaggctgtatcgaaatgaacggccaccattttaaaaatgtgtttaaatatccatattatgattatttttctatttaacttcattctctatattgtacgctaatgtgctgtagacagtataatataaactgcataatgaatacgtccacatggacaggtcagttcgtgagtaaaatcacgagtaaaatactgtactgtattttgattaaacaaaaacctgatgaaaatgctcaaactcaaaagcgcaatatttgctagtttgcgtaaatggatgaactacttttcttccctcctatacctagtaaagtaatttgtttgtatattacgccagtatcatcgaactccagttgtggaaggggggtaggaaacggcgttgatccaaattaatattaaaaatgttagtaaaaataaaatggtgtccctgtacaaCAGGTTTTGAAacgtatatactgaactaaccacattttcggttattcgcAACATGTAACATAGTTTCCATGACATGAAATGACCCTCGCATACAGGGTGCGttaggaggaaaggtacatgctGTGAG
The window above is part of the Periplaneta americana isolate PAMFEO1 chromosome 11, P.americana_PAMFEO1_priV1, whole genome shotgun sequence genome. Proteins encoded here:
- the LOC138709549 gene encoding transient receptor potential cation channel protein painless-like, which encodes MAEHLEMVSVTEETENVSNAEQLPEYKKDGYSDDHVAALRQACKRGNKENVQKALVDMEFDPSRDHPKVKPIHWSAESGNVLALQEVLAWSSSNVVQCMRYNRNAIHMAARKGNHETLQLLLNTAGIDVNAVDEQGRTAFHLAADSNVEGDCTEGRFVKCLELLLKRSDLEVNRPDYYGCTALGRALRKSHKSRVLLILQNHGEHSLNVDCSLVDAGLTVRETILKLFPEFQSFLPDEPQENTRSLKPEMRLLAALQRDSLPDFISILRNNGDLVNHHYKEPYHCTILELACLIKEREKFVDAILRTNGNPNMRNHISKIPLLHMTAERLNVAALEVLLANKSTKIGITADKIFGSNVLHWLALNKCGDGENCSTLKKCVSLFEKRKAGFLHLLNAPDARGDTPLHVAARWNLELTLILLSSGASVKIWNSNRQTALHVAALNENKDAVLSLLKYGSNINARHGGGTPLYVAARQRKNEILLLLLKQGADFMLKTESARCLQYIDPHILEMFFDNCIESNTVIPTSPCYMITFNYNFFIPMAKGSKIHYFNTEMQPLLKMSEMSEFRGLLKHPLISSILFLKWRQASKGFYINIGIYSIFLILLTHHMLFVNHLMSWNEDDEENGKRAAPDSAVKYDNLTAELKISPDESTYISASTPLWIFLSLIILREVIQFLLDKTEYLYNPGNLLDVSIILSTLIYCCGPNTVVVHHSASIAILLAWMEFLLIIGRLPIVSEQLEMFKKVSGSFLKLGLYYLPLFLAFALSFNILFHGKHKKDDNACFSRGIINQTSNSLLFIFDTFIMFTGEFEAKDLPFSETPVTSHFIYFLFVCLMALALLNLLNGLAVSDTKAIKDDAEAVSFVVRAHLIQHIENMTIRCRRYPYLMQFLRKFCFFFRDLPRNRLYLYPNDNKIYSDPYKMQEIDAMDFSITRRAIAVGIKNKSKS